The proteins below come from a single Xiphophorus couchianus chromosome 20, X_couchianus-1.0, whole genome shotgun sequence genomic window:
- the LOC114134930 gene encoding G0/G1 switch protein 2, translating to METMQELIPFAKEMLRQRANRKLLKVYLLGSVLAVLGTAVGLVETLCHPFSSGEPLDAEMLRLLASERREVEAGAQAQPTLKAGGQEEEEEEEEEELVPESRANTQNPTRAKSHRLSQRNLANRLHAS from the coding sequence ATGGAAACCATGCAGGAGTTGATTCCATTTGCGAAGGAGATGCTCCGTCAGAGAGCCAACCGGAAGCTGCTGAAGGTGTACCTGCTGGGCTCCGTGCTGGCGGTGCTGGGCACTGCCGTCGGGCTGGTTGAGACTCTCTGCCACCCCTTCTCCTCAGGTGAGCCGCTGGATGCAGAGATGCTCCGCCTGTTGGCCTCGGAGCGGAGAGAAGTTGAAGCTGGTGCACAAGCACAGCCCACCCTGAAAGCCGGgggacaggaggaggaggaggaggaggaggaagaggagcttgTTCCAGAGAGCCGAGCAAACACCCAGAACCCGACCCGGGCTAAGAGCCATAGACTCAGCCAGCGAAACCTGGCCAACCGCCTGCATGCTTCCTAG